Proteins from a single region of Tamandua tetradactyla isolate mTamTet1 chromosome 12, mTamTet1.pri, whole genome shotgun sequence:
- the ARPIN gene encoding arpin isoform X1 produces MSRIYQDSGLRNKPVRSARLPGAWDPTAHQGGDGVLLEGELVDVSRHSILDACGRKERYCVLYIRPNRIHRRKFDPKGNEIEPNFSATRKVNTGFLMSSYRVEARGDPDRLTVEALQGLVNKPELQVLTEGLAPENTAAFWVPEAEMEVTELELGADVRLKTRGDGPFLESLAKLEAGTVTKCNFAGDGKMGASWTDNIMAQKSAEGAAPETREQGDGADAEEWDD; encoded by the exons ATGAGCCGCATCTACCAGGACAGCGGCCTCCGGAACAAGCCGGTGCGGAGCGCGCGGCTGCCGGGGGCCTGGGACCCCACGGCCCACCAGGG GGGTGACGGCGTCCTGCTGGAGGGAGAGCTGGTGGACGTGTCCCGGCACAGCATCCTGGACGCGTGCGGCAGGAAG GAGCGCTACTGTGTTTTGTATATCCGGCCCAATCGCATCCATCGCCGTAAATTTGAccccaaaggaaatgaaattgagCCCAACTTCAGCGCCACCAGGAAGGTGAACACAGGCTTCCTCATGTCGTCCTACA GGGTGGAGGCCCGGGGGGACCCCGACAGGCTCACGGTTGAGGCGCTGCAGGGGCTGGTGAACAAGCCGGAGCTGCAGGTGCTGACCGAGGGCCTGGCTCCTGAGAACACAGCGGCATTCTGGGTGCCCGAGGCTGAGATGGAGGTGACAGAACTTGAACTGGGGGCCGACGTGAGGCTGAAAACTCGGGGCGATGGCCCCTTCCTGG AGTCATTGGCCAAACTTGAGGCTGGGACAGTGACCAAGTGTAATTTCGCTGGTGATGGAAAGATGGGGGCATCCTGGACAGACAACATCATGGCCCAGAAGTCTGCAGAGGGGGCTGCACCTGAGACCCGCGAGCAGGGGGACGGGGCGGACGCTGAGGAGTGG GATGACTGA
- the ARPIN gene encoding arpin isoform X3: MSSYRVEARGDPDRLTVEALQGLVNKPELQVLTEGLAPENTAAFWVPEAEMEVTELELGADVRLKTRGDGPFLESLAKLEAGTVTKCNFAGDGKMGASWTDNIMAQKSAEGAAPETREQGDGADAEEWDD; encoded by the exons ATGTCGTCCTACA GGGTGGAGGCCCGGGGGGACCCCGACAGGCTCACGGTTGAGGCGCTGCAGGGGCTGGTGAACAAGCCGGAGCTGCAGGTGCTGACCGAGGGCCTGGCTCCTGAGAACACAGCGGCATTCTGGGTGCCCGAGGCTGAGATGGAGGTGACAGAACTTGAACTGGGGGCCGACGTGAGGCTGAAAACTCGGGGCGATGGCCCCTTCCTGG AGTCATTGGCCAAACTTGAGGCTGGGACAGTGACCAAGTGTAATTTCGCTGGTGATGGAAAGATGGGGGCATCCTGGACAGACAACATCATGGCCCAGAAGTCTGCAGAGGGGGCTGCACCTGAGACCCGCGAGCAGGGGGACGGGGCGGACGCTGAGGAGTGG GATGACTGA
- the ARPIN gene encoding arpin isoform X2, whose protein sequence is MSRIYQDSGLRNKPVRSARLPGAWDPTAHQGGDGVLLEGELVDVSRHSILDACGRKERYCVLYIRPNRIHRRKFDPKGNEIEPNFSATRKVNTGFLMSSYRVEARGDPDRLTVEALQGLVNKPELQVLTEGLAPENTAAFWVPEAEMEVTELELGADVRLKTRGDGPFLGTEAIHLFPSSRVIGQT, encoded by the exons ATGAGCCGCATCTACCAGGACAGCGGCCTCCGGAACAAGCCGGTGCGGAGCGCGCGGCTGCCGGGGGCCTGGGACCCCACGGCCCACCAGGG GGGTGACGGCGTCCTGCTGGAGGGAGAGCTGGTGGACGTGTCCCGGCACAGCATCCTGGACGCGTGCGGCAGGAAG GAGCGCTACTGTGTTTTGTATATCCGGCCCAATCGCATCCATCGCCGTAAATTTGAccccaaaggaaatgaaattgagCCCAACTTCAGCGCCACCAGGAAGGTGAACACAGGCTTCCTCATGTCGTCCTACA GGGTGGAGGCCCGGGGGGACCCCGACAGGCTCACGGTTGAGGCGCTGCAGGGGCTGGTGAACAAGCCGGAGCTGCAGGTGCTGACCGAGGGCCTGGCTCCTGAGAACACAGCGGCATTCTGGGTGCCCGAGGCTGAGATGGAGGTGACAGAACTTGAACTGGGGGCCGACGTGAGGCTGAAAACTCGGGGCGATGGCCCCTTCCTGG GAACAGAGGCCATTCACCTCTTCCCTTCCTCCAGAGTCATTGGCCAAACTTGA